The window tcttcaatttggaaaaatattttaccatttgTTGCTTGTTTTATATCGACCATTTAGCGTGAATTTGAGCATATGTAATATACAATCTAgggttgtttttaaatataataagagGGATTAGAACGTTTGCAAATGTAGCAAAATGACATTGTCTAGCATTGACTAACACggtttatttttatcatctaaCATACATAGATAACTTTTATCGTCTGTCACCCATAGCCGCTTACGAACTTCTATCATCTCTAATGATCGATGTCAACATCTTTCCaacaattttgatattcaaattaaataattactcatgcaatttatttaatataaatcatATCATTATATCATCAACTGTTTAACGTTACATCTCTCGTACGtctaaattagttaaataaactCCAAACGAATATGATAAATATTCTCAATCTCACATCATTTAgtctaaaaaaatatcactttaATCCTCGAAATATACTTACATACATTGTTAGGCTACGTGCAATTATCTAAGTCCAAGTGTTTACACAACAaagtgttatatatatttttagatgtTGTATACTCAATCCATAGCCTTAAAAAGTGTCCTATGGTAAGTAATGAATATTTATTGGGAGAATCGACAAAAAtgacataataaaaaaattatttacatttttttttacaaaacaaatgtaatgaattttttacaCTTAcgtgtaaatagtttgtatctttttactattaaaaaaactcacactattatttgaaaaataacgaAGAGAtgtttgaaatagaaaaaacgtctatcaaaataaactaaaatatttagggATATACGACTTaagtattaaaaatatttgttgtttatttaatgatagatatatacaataatgtatttatatgATAAACGAGTATggtatgttatatttataagtatttaCCAAACAACAAGTGaatgaatattaaattaagtagTCCACGCAAATGTTCTTATGCTAATTCTCTACAGTTTCTGTTCATTCTATTTGATTTCTCCATTTGtgttttcaaactaaaaaacaatgaGAATTTGCTTCTCACGTTCTTCTCGTCTACCCGTCTTCATTCTCATCGTCATCGCCGCTGGCATTTTGAACGACGTCGGATTCAATCGATTCGCTGACGGCGGCCAACGGAGAGTCCACATCACAGATGATCTCGACGACGTTGTTGACGACGAAGAGGACGATTCTTGGAAGGATTGGGGCAAGAAAAAGTCCGCTTCCAATGATTTCGACATCCCGCCGGCTGATTTATCGAAGATGGACATTCCGGAGATTCAGGCTGAGATGATGAAGCGGCATTCTGGTCCAACCATGGGATTTGTCAAGCTTCGGCTCGGCGTTCGGCGGACCCCGGTTAGAAATTTTGCTGTTTTCCATTACTgagataattaatttcatgCGGGAAAGCGATGAACAATGTAACTGCTAACAGTCAAATTGGTACTGGCTTGAAGtgattttttgaatttgaatacaagTTGAATTTGGAATTGGTGTAAACGAATGGTTGAAACCAAAGACCTTGAAAATCTCGATGAACCAGTGTGTTTTCTGTTATTTGGAAGTGTATTCGGCTcctaattgataaatttgttgaCTAAAATCTTTACATGTTCACTTCTTACCAGCATTTATCGCTCTTGGTTTCAGGATACGGTGGCTGAAATTGCTATGCAATGGACGAAGGTTCTGAAAACCGGTTCCGTGGAGGCAAAATTTATGGCTGTAGATCTTAATACACTCATGTTCACAATGGACAGAGGACAAGACTTGAATGAGGTACGCTTTAACTGTCCGATTTTGGAACTGACTTCTCGATTGCTCTCCAATTTGTTTGAACAGTAGTTTTCACACTCAATTTTGGTTTCTGGGATCCAATTCAAAAGGCCTAGTCCTTAATTCCGGATATGTATATAGTTTAAGTTTAACAGTTTTGGACCATTCTAATACCGTCACCGAAGTTCGATCCTAAAATTTTAGAGCTTCTGAGGGTGTTGGTGGTGATAGTGTTGTTGATCCTACCCACAGTGTCTTTTACAAGTTTATGAGCAACTCCTCTCACTATCAAGATGAACTCGTGTAATCTAATATGGTACCAAAATCCGTGAATCTCAAATCGATAACTGTTCTTGGATCGGTGAATGTAAAGCGCATAATCTAATCAGTGTTTCTgtattatcaaaattttcagaaaTATACGGTAACCCATGACAAAGAAATCACATTAGAATATAAGGAGCTAAACTTTGTTTCTGCAGATCAATAATGGATGTATTATATTCAAATCTAAGCTGTCTGTTAAGAactttcttcttaattttacTCTTTATTCAGAGAACTCGttggattgaaaatttattttaaaaaaaaaactcttttaaatgtGGAAATGCCTCTGGTTTTCGTTCTTACATGTCTTTTTATCTTCATATTACTCTTCATGTACAAAACTCTAGTGATTCTCAATGTTTATAACTCAAATATATGGCATCACAATGAAAATGTATTACCAAGAACATCATTCCTCACACCTagttttaatcaaatttgttatgggCT of the Cucumis sativus cultivar 9930 chromosome 3, Cucumber_9930_V3, whole genome shotgun sequence genome contains:
- the LOC101221666 gene encoding uncharacterized protein LOC101221666, which gives rise to MRICFSRSSRLPVFILIVIAAGILNDVGFNRFADGGQRRVHITDDLDDVVDDEEDDSWKDWGKKKSASNDFDIPPADLSKMDIPEIQAEMMKRHSGPTMGFVKLRLGVRRTPDTVAEIAMQWTKVLKTGSVEAKFMAVDLNTLMFTMDRGQDLNELNEFVLSQAESYEIKIGDNVFRRPGDPPLEEVIQLLQKDKNKADGTVSSKNSEPLHQEL